Genomic window (Bombyx mori chromosome 9, ASM3026992v2):
GAGATTCAACACAATAAAACTAATGAAAACCATCGCGCTAGCTTAAGGTCAGTTATAAACGTGATTCTCTGCACTCAGTCACACGCCACTAAAACTATttatcaaatataataatagataaGTGCTTCTATAAATGTGCTAGCCTTATCTTACGGATACCGGTAATTACGGATTAGATAGGTACTTTATTCAAACAGGTTTTGAATTAGCGATAACTATACTGATTTTGTACCTAAAAATTTCAAAGTAACTTAATTTACTTTAAGAAATTGATTAGAAAATCCAATAATTACTTTAATCTTGAataatattacttaattaatgGCAATCGTGTTTGGTTTTCAAATTTGCTCCTAGCATTTTTTGCTGagcaattattatttcaacaaCGTGCGTTTATAGCATACAATGACCAATTAATTTCGTTAGTAAATATGTAAGTAATTTTATCCTTAAAACAACATACATTTATCAaaaatcaaagtcaaatttTACCCAATAAACGTGTTGTACGAGTATAAGGAGAGAAaagtaaaattatgtaattttttccaGTTATTCGGTCATTCGATTCGACCGTGTGTCATGGCAATTAGATACAGTTTATTTATCAATCAATTAGAGGCCTTTTGGTATCGCAAGGCAATTTATTTTGCTGAAAGATTTCAATTATATAACTTGGAGATAGTGAGTATAGGTATAATTTCTacctaatacatttatttaattacaaaaattgagTATTGTCTTCGATTTAGTTGTTGTTGTTAccgttgttgttgttattgttacCCGCGTAATGTCACCGTTGATGGTGATCTTTGTATGTTAGTGTTATAGATTAGCTTTTAGCTTAGCCAGCCTTATTCCTAATTTATACAATTAATAAGACTGTTGTTTGTAAACAAGTTTTTTATTACTAGGTACTTGTTTACTAATTATTTGTTTCATAGTGgccatatttaatttaatttaacaaagtaCACCAGgtttaatgataaaaatagcGAATTCTACATGTATCTACGTGCGCCCGTAAACTAGTTGGTTCCttgaaataattaacaattagTGTGAAAATTatcttttgattttattactttcatatatttttttctatatacctagtcaggtcgtAAAtactgtcacatgtttaatgtaaaataattgaaacaagtttattcattatgtaaccattcatataccaaaatgaacttaacaaagcatagattcttatgacactaaagtttattcaaaatgacctccgtgattttgaatacaggccttcaatctgcgcggccagtcgtctatcgcagcacgaacgaggtccatgtcaatatcggcggctgccttaatcaaggatgtcttgagtgactccaaattgggatgaggctttgagcacgccttttcctccaagtgttgccatatcttgtaatctaacggattcaaatctggactggaggagggctagtcttcgtgccggatgaagtcgacttcacgcgccgccagccagtcttgtgtgctcttcgctctatgagctggcgccgaatcttgttggaatacccagtgcctgttattgaacatggtatgagaaacaggttccacaaggttcgtcaggactgtattttgatacacaactgcattcgtttttacacccctttcacaaaaatgtacctctgttaagccccaataagaaactcccaaccataccatgagcgaggatggaaaatgacctcattggacacgcggaatacggttgctcgcttcttgactactgtgtgcgtacaccttatcattttgtttgttgtagctctcttctacggtaaaaaatttttcatccgaaaaaagaatttcccgatatatttttcccgcgtaccgcttcaacaaatcgcagcatctcttcagtctcaggtccattagacgagcattcaaacgatgtcctgtttttcttcgatatgcccgaagccctaagtcttcatttaacacccttttcaccgtggttctgcttaaccccatctgaagggccaacagtttctgcttacgtttgggatttctttgaattcgcgccttcacagcttttatcactgctggagtcctaacagaccgagggcgaccacttcttgacctgtcatctacactagagtcttcattgtatcgtttgatggtacgataaacgaatcttttggttatattcaaatttttcagtatgttaaaaatttgaattggcgcgtaaccgcaacgatgcaacgcaataactgcaacacggtcttctttaagcgtccactccatatttaaaaatgagtaaaattctaaaagtatacatttttattttcatgatcaattcgaaattcgaattcaataaaaatttttgtggcctgcattctaaaagaaaagtttttactgtgtgacgatacttatgacctgactaggtatatataaataccttattatattcattttatatataaatttatatatatatttcatttctTCGCAATTATTTTTTCAGACTCTTCCCAGAGACGGCGAGCCAGTTCAGTATTACGCCCCGTTTCGGTTAAAGTTTTAACCTGACAATCGGCGAAATAGCAGCCGGTTACGTTTTCTACCTCAGGAGACACCGCCAGGTATATTGAAGTCTGAGCCCCTTCCCGAGGGGTCTTAACAAATAAACTTGCGATAGGAACCCAGTACTTCGAAAATGGCAGTTTATCAGAATTTACAATTTCAGTTTTTACTAAGCCGGGATGTAAGCAATTAGCAGTCACTCTAGTACCTTCAAGCCGTCTTGCCAACTCAGTGGTCATTAGAACATTACACAGCTTGCTGTTTTTATATGCTTGTATTTTACTGTATGACTGCGGGGTTtctttttccaaatttaaattgttaaaatcAATAATTCCTTTTGAGTAGGCTAGGGAAGAAACGTTGATGATGCGACTCGGAGCTGACGATTTAATTAGCGGAAGAAGAAGCTTCGTGAGCAGAAATGGCCCGAAGTGATTTGCTTGCATACCGACAAACAAGCCGTTTTCCGTCTTTACATTGTCCACGACGAGTACTCCAGCATTGTTGATAAGAATGTCTAAACGATTTTCGGTTTTAATGAATTCTTCAGCGAATCTTCTGACAGAACCAAATGACGCTAAATCCAACTGACGATAATGCACATCGTGGTTCCCTGATTCTGCAATGATCTGGTCTCTGGCCTTGGTACCGCGTAGATCGTTCCTGCAAGCGAGTATTACCCGGGCTCCACGCTCCGCTAAGTCTTTTGCTGTCTCGTATCCTATACCGTTGTTGCTTCCGGTCACTATCACCACTTTGCTGACCAAATGCCTGCTGCATTTATTTATACCGTATGTTAATTTACAATACGTTATATAAAGTAACGCTAATATGAGATTCAACACAATAAAACTAATGAAAACCATCGCGCTAGCTTAAGGTCAGTTATAAACGTGATTCTCTGCACTCAGTCACACGCCACTAAAACTATttatcaaatataataatagataaGTGCTTCTATAAATGTGCTGGCCATATCTACGTATTAGATAGGTACTTTATTCAAACAGGTTTTGAATTAGCGATAACTATACTGATTTTGTACCTACACATTTCAAAGTAACTTAATTTACTTTACGAAATTGATTAGAAAATCCAATAATTACTTTAATCTTGaataattttacttaattaatGGCATTCGTGTTTGGTTTTCAAATTTACTCCTAGCATTTTTTGCTGagcaattattatttcaacaaCGTGCTATTAGTATTTCCACAAGGGTCAACTtctttacttatttatattaatgtaatattttattttaatattattgttttgtttagtagtattaaaatatgttttcgtttattattaaaaatatttgctgTAATTCTCAAAACAATGACGTTAAAATGATTCGCTAAATCTGCGATGAACAATACatttcccactgagtttctcgccggatcttctcagtgggtcgcgtttctcatccggtggtaaattctgcgaagcactgctcttgctagggccagtgttagcaacactcccggtttgagccccgtgagctcacttacacgtcaaggagaagctgaaatagcctatcaaggctatcagcataggtagggaaaaaaaacgatACACGTTGAGAAATTTCTTCagagtttaaatttatttaatagacaGTTAGATAAAgagagttatatttttttttatataaagtttAAAGAAAACTTAGCGATTCCACGGGGGCAAGCGCTTAGAAAATGTTTGCGgtagtttaaaatttatatcatttCTTTAACTTATTTTTTCCTACAACTTTCACAAGATTGTGAACAATGTCGTCTTCCCTTTATAGCATACAATGACCAAATAATTTCGTTAGTAAATATGTAAGTAATTTTATccttaaaacaacttttttctggtggtaggacctcttgtgagtccgcgcgggtgggtaccaccaccctgcctatttctgccgagaagcagtaatgcgtttcggtttgaagggtggggcagccgttgtaactatacttgagaccttagaacgtatatctcaaggtgggtggcgcatttacgttgtggatgtctatgggctccagtaaccacttaacaccaggtgggctgtgagctcgtccacccatctaagcaataaaaaaaacatacatttatCAAATCAAAGTCAAACTTTACTCAATAAACGTCTTTTATAAGGAGAGAAaagtaaaattatgtaattttttccaGTTAATCGAACATTCGATTCGACCGTGTGTCATGGCAATTAGATACAGTTTATTTATCAATCAATTAGAGGCCTTTTGGTATCGCAAGGCAATTTATTTTGCTGAAAGATTTCAATTATATAACTTGGAGATAGTGAGTATAGGTATAATTTCTacctaatacatttatttaattacaaaaattgagATTTGTCTTCGATGTAGTTGTTGTTGTTAccgttgttgttgttattgttacCCGAATTACGGAGGTCGCAGCCTAAGGtcttaaaaaaaaccgaaactgaatctaaagtttattaaaattaaaaaggttACAATGAAACTTAAACTTAATTAATGCTACTGGTCTGTCTTCCGACGATGTGAGTTCAGAAGTGCGGGCCCCGTGGCTGGCTTCGAGGCTCCATGAGGTAAAGGTGCTCAATCGGCGTCCCCGCACTCATGTGCGTCAATGTGCCATTTATGTCAATGCACTGTTTCTAGGGTGTTGAAATGCTGTCTCAGCGTTCACGACAGTCACGTACGccaatgtatatatgtatgtggtaAAATTCCTATTGCATATCGGAATATTACATAGAGTTAGGGTATATAACaccttagtgcgcacggcgggaagtcgttggatgcggaaggcggaggaccgcattatgtggaaggcattggggaaggcctatgtccagcagtgggcagataaaggctgatgatgatgatgatgatgatataacaCCTCCCCCCTCAGCTCAGCGACTATTTGAGCACCTTGAGGTCAAATGTTGCTGTCCTTGGATCTTGATGTTCTGAATTTTCAAGATCTTCAGATTCATGGCTTCGAGCTGTCATTATTTGAGATGGAGGAATCTTCTTTATTGGTTTCGGTTTCAATTTGTATCGTTTCAGGATGAATGAAGAAATAATAACGATTGCTACGGCCAGAGCTCCGTACAAGGGAATGGTTGTATGGTATATTGCTATATCCGTGTGGTCCCTTTGGATTGGCTGCTgcattataattttatcttgtataGACTGTAGACTTTTTAAGTTGATGGAGTTGAGTTTTATGTGTTGAATTTCTTTAGTATCGATGGTTTCATAGTTGTGAGGTATCTCAGTTATCAGTAGTGGTTGTCCTTTCACTCGGTCGTTGATATTGATTATAGTGAATTCTGCAGTGCGCAAAAGGGATTTATGTGGTATGGTGGCGAGGTAACTCCCATGGAGGTTGATGAACTGCTGTCGTTCACACTGAAGCTCTGTCTTCGTGGTTTTGGGAAAGATGAGTGTATAGTGCTGATCATCTAGCTGTTCCACCGCTTCCTTGTCGAAAGTTACTTTGGTAGGTCGGCATGAATTGTCCAGGGATTGGTGGCTGACGATGCTCTCGACGCAATCTGGGTCTCCTCTAGATATGTGTTTTATCTTTTCTTCGCATATATGTTCTTGGTTGAATTTCGGACATTCTGATTCTACGTACATGAAAGTTACACCATTGGTTGCTAGGAATGGGTAAGGTGGGACATATGTCTTTAAGTTTCTATTTGGGACAAGTGAAAgcttataaaattcaaatttgctAGGAGAGATAATAggaaatttgaatataatgattattttatttcctgCATAATAGTATCCTGATTTTATCACGTCGTAGTACTCCCTTAATTCTGCCTGTAGCACCTGTTCCTGACCGTATACTAATATAAGCTTATTAATCATAATCCTTAAGTTTTCTATACCTAACATGCTATGATGAGTGCTTGATGCACGAATAAAAGCTAGAACATTTTCTGTTCTACTTAACTCTACAAATAAGTCCTCGGCGTTCTCGCTAATAATAGCTAGTAGTTGAGCGAatttcgcgtattttaaaagattactGTCGGCATGAGCATTACTTTCCAATATTAACTGGAAGCTGTTATTAATCATAATTTGATTTTCTGTTATTTTAGTAAACAAAGTTGTATCCATCCTTATTGAAACTGATATTATCATTAATTGCAGATGTTAACTTATTTTCGTTGCGTTCTAGAATTTCGATAgctttattgtatttttcagCGTCAGTGTGATCCAAATTACCCGTTATGCTTTTAATCAGGGATCCCAAACCGTCTACAAGGcctcttttattttttaggttACTTGGTTCTAAAGTACTAAGTTGTTTCcgaattttatcaattttaccTAGGAGATAATTTATTTGCAACTCGTATAATAAGTATGTATCGTTAGTGACCTTCGTTTCAAAGGACTTAAGCTGTGAGTCCACAGAGTCGAGTCTGTCGTTTATGTCGTTCAATTCAATGTATTGTATGAAGGAATGGTAGTGCGTAATAAGCCTGGCATTGCCGAGTTTGAAAGGGAGAACACCAGGTCCATCATCAAAGCTTTCCAGCCTTATCTCGTGCGCCAGTGTCACGTAAAAGGTCATCAGGATTATCTTGTAACAATTTGGCTGTTTTAGGTACACGTTTGAGTCGCGATTTTGCAATGGGGCCTTTCTTTTTAGAGATATAGATGTGGATTGGGAGATCAGCTAAGACTGTGTCTTGCGTGTATCGAGTGGCTAATTTATTCCTATTGGCTGAGGGGTTCGTTACAAATACTTGTTGGTTGGGTTGATATTCAACCTCGGGTTCCCTATCTTTATTTATGCTATTCATTATTTTCATGCGATTTTCGAGTGAAGATTCGTTTATTTTGTCATATACGTCTTTCATTTGCTGTCGGTgcgttaaaatatattgttgcaTTAAGTGTTCAGTCATGTCGATATCGAAGGGGTCTCGAGGGTCAAAGTGTCCTCGAATTATATCGTGGGGTCTGCACTTTGTGAAGCTGTGTACGGAACTATTATAAGCTAGAATAGCGTAGCCCATTAAGTTTACTATAGGTTCGTCTTTCTGATTAAGTCGTAAAATTCGTAGGTGTTCTAGTAAAGTCGAATGAAATCTTTCAATCATTCCATTGTCGTTGGGGGCGTTAGCTAAGGTTTTATGATGGTTGATTTTATGTAACCTCGTGAATTCAGCAAACATTTGGTTAGTTAATTCCGTACCGTTGTCTGTCACTAGGGTTAAGGGTAGTCCATGGTGGGTACTGTATTTAAGTAGCCCCTGTAATATACTAATAGCTGTACCATCGCGTAAATGATAAGCTTGTCCGTACTTAGAGAAGACGTCTATGAAAGTTAAGTATTTTTCGTTATGAGCAGTAAATAAGTCCATGTGAACTATTTCGAATGGTTTTGAGGCTGGGGGAACGATATTAAATTTAGGTTTGATCGGATGTCTATCGTATTTAGTTTGACCGCACACTGTGCACTCATTTATGTATTTGGAAATCTTAAGTGATTGGGACTTCGAGAATAGGGTTCTCGTTGCTGGTGTGAGCTGTAATCGTTGATGAACCAGCGTCGGATGGCGGTCGTACTGTGAGGATTACTATCATGTAGTCGGTCTCttcgttattaattttaatccgGGATAGTGCGTCAGCGTTAGTGTTATTTTTACCCTTTTTGTAAACTACCGTATAGTCATATTCGCTTAATTTAAGTCTCCATCTCGTTAGTCTCGAATTCGGTTCTTTAATATTCATGATCCATTGAAGGGGCTTATGGTCggttagtattttaaatttacgacCGAAAAGATAGGGCCGAAAATATTTCGTAGCCCATACTATAACTATAGTTAATTTCGCTGTCGTTAAGGGTCCGGGAAGCGTAACGTACAGGTTTGTCTGACCCAACGGGTCCTTGACTGAGGACGGCTCCGATTGCTAAGTTAGAAGCGTCTGTTGTTAGGATGAATTCTTTGTTAAAGTCTGGGTATTGCAGTATGGGGTCGTTTGTGAGTAGAGTCTTACATTTTTCAAAGCAGCTAATGTATTTGTGGTCAAAAGTTATTTTGTTAgtcttttttaaacattttgtcATAGGTTTAGTTACTCTGGAGAAATCGGGGACGAATAGTACCCTAACAGGCCCAGAAACTGCTTTATTTCTTTAGGTGTCTTTGGCatgggatatttttttatagcctcTATCTTGTCGGGATTTGGTTTTATACCGTCTTTGCTTATGACGTTTCCCAAGTACGCGGTTTCCAACTTAAGAAATTCAGACTTGTCCATCTGAATTTTAAAGTTAGATTCTCGTAGTCTGGTGAATACCTTCTCCAGATTTGTCATGTGCTCCTGTAGGGAGGTGCTAAATACGATAATATCATCGAGATAGACAAGACAAATCTCGTTTTGTAGACCCCGGAGGACATTGTCCATTACTCGTTGAAAGGTGGACGGAGAATTCTTCAAACCCATCGGCATGCGCAAAAATTCGAAATGTTCATGCTCGACGTTGAAAGCGGTTTTAGGTATATCACCAGGGCTCATTTCCACCTGGTAAAATCCAGATGCAAGGTCCAGAGTAGTAAAATACTGACACCTAACAAGCTTATCAAGGACATCTGTGATGTTAGGTATTGGATACTTATCGTCAATAGTCTTGTCGTTTAGTTTACGAAAATCTACAACTAGCCTCCACTTTTGTATGCCAGATGCATCTGATTTCTTTGGGACCACCCATATGGGAGAGCTCCAGGCCGAGTCAGAAGGTCTGATTATGCCTTGGTCCAACATTTTAGTGATTTGATCTCTAACTTCCTGACGGTGCACAATAGGGTAGCGGTAGCTTTTCGTATAGACTGGTTGTTCGTCTGTAGTCTTAATCtggtgtttaattttattagtgaaGGTCAAGGCTTCACCCTCAATATAAAAAACGTCAGCATATTGTCCACATAGAGTCTCTAAATTAATCTTTTCTTTGACATTCAGATGATTAGTACGAAGCCGGGATAATACTTCCCTAACCCGGTCGGGGTCCTGCTCGTGGTTTCCGCATTCGATATTGAAGATGTCTAGCCGTTGGTCAAGGGTGACGGTAATGTCGGAGTCAGTGGGGTTTTCCATCTCTATGATACCCGTATGATCGGTAACGGTAGTGATACATTCGTGTACAATGCAGTTACATATCACTTGCTCATTTATATGCACTTCACCATCAGGGTTGTCTATGGGCACGTTAATCACCCTAGTTGTATTAGCAGGGATAAGTTCCTGATAGTTGGCCCTTCTACACAGATAACATAACAACGGTATACAAGTATGATCGGTAATGAGTAAATTGCGTTTCAGATCGATTTGAGCTCCGTCTAAGAAGTCAAGTCCTAACAGTCCGTCGAAATGATTATGGAATTTGTAGATGAACAATTTAACATCTTTTTGTTCGTTGATATCTATAAAGTTAGGTAATGTTATTGAGAAGTCGTGGGTGCTCGTGATACACGAGTTTGTAACCTCGAAAGGATCTCGGTTGAGAGGTACGTGTGAAAAATACTTCTGCACGGCTTCAGGGCTGATAAACGACTGATTTGCGCCAGTATCCACTAGAAATTTAAGTGGTGGTTcccaaatcccacccctcctggctgagcctttgctcgcccacctgtcctggtgaaactggaaaggccttcgggccaccagtaatctctcaatcataaaaaaaaaaaaactttctttttcgacgtcgcaaaagtgttcgacaaagtctggcacaacggtttgatttttacactattcaacatgggcgtgccggatagtctcgtgctcatctatacgggacttcttgtcgaaccgctcttttcgacaTCGAGTCGAGGGAAACCGCTCCTCTCCGCGATCTCttacggctggagtcccgcaaggctctgtcctttggctccctcctatttagcttattcgtcaacgatattccccggtcgccgccgacccagttagctttattccccgacgacacgactgttttctattcgagtagaaacaagtccctaatcccgaagaagcttcagagcgcagccgtagcagtgctatttcagaggggaagctccacacggatttcctcccggattaggaggaggaatctcacacccccgattactctctttagacaacccataccctgggccaggaaggtcaagtacctgggcgttaccctggatgcatcgatgacatttcgcccgcatataaaatcagtccgcgaccgtgccgcgtttattctcgcgGCAGACTCTactccatgatctgtaagcggagtaaaatgtcccttcggaacaaggtgacactttcacaatcaattcggaaatacatgaagtcagcgtcggaacgatacttcgataaggctatgcgtcatgataatcgcctaatcgttgccgccgctgactactccccgaatcctgatcaagcaggaatttactaccggattggaatcgcggcccgctgagaagatccggcgagaaactcaacgggctgatgtttaggtttaTGCTATTGTACTAGATGTGCGATAAAATATCTGCTGAAATCTAAATCGCTGTAGTCGTGCGAATTTTAGGGGTAAACTGAACCTAAAATATAGTTGTCTCTCTGAAAAGTTGCCAATCTTACGTAACCTCTTTACAGAGATTTGTCTCTCTACAGAGGtagcttcaaataaaaatatattcaaatactCTTGCAGgttctaaattttaatttattcatcgaAACGATGAGAAATACCTACTTAAATAAAActtgaattttatattattatcatgaccACTCAATTTACAATGTTAACAAAAATGATAGTTGAATTAAAGATAACTACACGAACAATTCTTATGTACATATATCCCGGGAGTCAAATTACCAAGACATTGGCATTTGTCTAATGGAACGGGCGGCTATTATGTTTAGCGAGCCATGATGTTATGTACCACTAACTTACGATGACAAcagaaaattatgtttattggGTTACTCAAAggtaattttctttatttcctAAACATGTTTTGCTAAGATGTGTGCCTGTGATTTTAAACGAGCATTCAAATTGTTAGTTATCTCTTTTTCTTACCAGATTTTTCTGAAGCATTAATTGATCATTCATTGACAAGATATGTGAGATGCGTATCTTGCGCAGTATTCTTGCAGTATCTGCTAGAATCATTTGGGTTATTCAAAAGTGCTATTTTTTACCATAGTGCTACGTGACGGCCTCCGAAATATCTGAACTGGCTTCTACAAAGCCTATAACCTTTTCCTGTTTTAGTTTAACTCAAACACCCATATGGGTGCTTTAATTTCGAAGTGTTTACTTTATTAAGGTGTATTTGGTTCGGAGTAGCccctaaatatattaaatcatgtTCTAACGCCTCTTGCAAAATTTTGGATACGTCGAAATCATTGTAGCCACGATAACTCTGATCCTGCTTCTCAGATGAAGATCTAGTATTGGACTTCTCATGCCACATTAAAGAGCGTGTGCTCTAACGTGTCCACATCGCAGTCATCTAGACTCGCAGACACTAGCACCGTACGTCGCCTCAAAGATTATTAACGCGCGAACATTCACAAATGTCCTTGGATTTAGTAATTTTCCATTGAAAGACACAACATT
Coding sequences:
- the LOC134199350 gene encoding uncharacterized protein LOC134199350, whose protein sequence is MINNSFQLILESNAHADSNLLKYAKFAQLLAIISENAEDLFVELSRTENVLAFIRASSTHHSMLGIENLRIMINKLILVYGQEQVLQAELREYYDVIKSGYYYAGNKIIIIFKFPIISPSKFEFYKLSLVPNRNLKTYVPPYPFLATNGVTFMYVESECPKFNQEHICEEKIKHISRGDPDCVESIVSHQSLDNSCRPTKVTFDKEAVEQLDDQHYTLIFPKTTKTELQCERQQFINLHGSYLATIPHKSLLRTAEFTIININDRVKGQPLLITEIPHNYETIDTKEIQHIKLNSINLKSLQSIQDKIIMQQPIQRDHTDIAIYHTTIPLYGALAVAIVIISSFILKRYKLKPKPIKKIPPSQIMTARSHESEDLENSEHQDPRTATFDLKVLK
- the LOC101735372 gene encoding retinol dehydrogenase 11, producing the protein MVFISFIVLNLILALLYITYCKLTYGINKCSRHLVSKVVIVTGSNNGIGYETAKDLAERGARVILACRNDLRGTKARDQIIAESGNHDVHYRQLDLASFGSVRRFAEEFIKTENRLDILINNAGVLVVDNVKTENGLFVGMQANHFGPFLLTKLLLPLIKSSAPSRIINVSSLAYSKGIIDFNNLNLEKETPQSYSKIQAYKNSKLCNVLMTTELARRLEGTRVTANCLHPGLVKTEIVNSDKLPFSKYWVPIASLFVKTPREGAQTSIYLAVSPEVENVTGCYFADCQVKTLTETGRNTELARRLWEESEKIIAKK